From Paenibacillus graminis, a single genomic window includes:
- a CDS encoding winged helix-turn-helix transcriptional regulator — protein MPEPIKTYNTAVEATLEVIGGKWKPVILFFLTFGKKRNGEFISLMPVITQKVLTQQLRELEEDGVIKRTVYNVVPPRVEYELTDYGWSLKEILHLMCRWGDAHIERVYGDQAAVLAQPQTKE, from the coding sequence ATGCCGGAACCGATCAAAACGTATAATACCGCTGTGGAAGCCACGCTTGAGGTGATTGGCGGCAAATGGAAGCCGGTGATCCTGTTCTTTCTTACCTTCGGCAAAAAGCGCAACGGAGAATTTATAAGCCTGATGCCCGTCATCACCCAGAAGGTGCTTACGCAGCAGCTCCGGGAGCTGGAAGAGGATGGGGTCATCAAACGGACCGTATACAATGTGGTTCCGCCCAGAGTCGAGTATGAGCTGACCGATTACGGCTGGAGCCTTAAGGAGATCCTGCATTTGATGTGCAGGTGGGGCGATGCCCATATTGAGCGGGTCTACGGGGATCAAGCCGCCGTACTGGCCCAGCCGCAAACGAAAGAATAA